One window from the genome of Salvia splendens isolate huo1 chromosome 9, SspV2, whole genome shotgun sequence encodes:
- the LOC121746572 gene encoding THO complex subunit 7A-like produces MLKGRKTAGRGETVAAHYAFGPLEDDIIIKHRLLTRTTTTRGEPPLKKLQKKFTAFAVEVEKDADNHGDCERLAKAFLQELNTFEIPLLKSKAIIDANVREKENFNELKNEINRQILLAQDDIEDLKKQLEESKIERQHKEECEAIRKLIAMQPPRSATQKTITELEQEIASLESENTSGSRTLELRKKQFSLLLHVVDELQNTIEEEQRSLMEEMRTAIDEPRTALEDATGGPEAMALD; encoded by the exons ATGTTGAAAGGGAGGAAAACTGCTGGTAGGGGAGAGACTGTGGCTGCACACTATGCTTTTGGCCCCCTTGAGGATGACATTATAATCAAGCATAGGCTTCTGACCCGCACAACTACAACGAGAGGTGAACCGCCGTTGAAGAAACTTCAGAAGAAGTTTACAGCCTTCGCAGTAGAGGTAGAAAAAGATGCTGATAATCATGGCGACTGTGAAAGACTTGCCAAAGCTTTCTTGCAGGAGCTGAACACTTTTGAAATACCGCTGCTCAAGAGTAAAGCGATCATCGATGCAAatgtaagagagaaggagaactTTAACGAGTTAAAAAATGAGATAAATCGACAGATTTTGCTAGCACAGGATGACATAGAAGATTTGAAGAAACAGCTGGAGGAGAGCAAGATTGAGAGGCAGCACAAAGAGGAGTGTgaagctattaggaagttaaTTGCTATGCAGCCACCAAGATCAGCAACACAGAAAACCATAACAGAACTTGAACAGGAGATTGCATCCCTGGAATCAGAAAACACTTCAGGCTCAAGGACACTAGAACTCCGCAAAAAGCAATTTTCGCTGTTGTTGCATGTG GTTGATGAATTACAAAACACCATTGAGGAAGAACAAAGGAGTTTAATGGAGGAAATGAGAACAGCAATCGATGAGCCTAGGACTGCTTTGGAAGATGCTACTGGGGGTCCTGAAGCCATGGCTCTTGATTAA
- the LOC121748016 gene encoding 4-diphosphocytidyl-2-C-methyl-D-erythritol kinase, chloroplastic-like, with amino-acid sequence MASSSHFLCSHASYNHKPHFNSFTNATLPQFSSFKPHGSSSFPKKIQSSTIRATASDSTTGRKQLEVVYDFENKLNKLADEVDREAGISRLTLFSPCKINVFLRITGKRADGFHDLASLFHVISLGDKIKFSLSPSKSTDRLSTNVPGVPLDERNLIIKALNLFRKKTGIDNHFWIHLDKKVPTGAGLGGGSSNAATALWAANQFSGCVASEKDLQEWSGEIGSDIPFFFSHGAAYCTGRGEVVEDISPLVPLDLPMVLIKPQEACPTGEVYKRVRVDQTSQIDPLVLLEKISKSGISQDVCVNDLEPPAFEVVPSLKRLKQRIAAAGRGQYDAVFMSGSGSTIVGVGSPDPPQFVYDDDEYKNVFLSEAKFITRSAGQWYSEPLSTDDESISFEKHVE; translated from the exons ATGGCTTCCTCCTCCCATTTCCTCTGCAGTCACGCTTCCTACAATCACAAACCACATTTTAATTCATTCACCAACGCCACCCTTCCTCAATTCTCATCGTTTAAGCCACATGGCTCCTCGTCTTTCCCCAAAAAAATCCAGTCTTCAACTATCAGAGCCACGGCTTCTGATTCCACCACTGGCAGAAAACAACTAGAG GTGGTATATGATTTTGAGAATAAGTTAAATAAGTTAGCTGATGAAGTGGATAGGGAAGCTGGGATTTCAAGACTCACTCTTTTTTCACCTTGCAAG ATTAACGTTTTCCTAAGAATAACTGGCAAGCGAGCAGATGGATTCCATGATTTGGCGTCTCTTTTTCAT GTTATCAGCCTAGGAGATAAAATAAAGTTCTCATTGTCCCCATCTAAATCAACGGACCGTTTGTCAACCAATGTGCCTGGTGTTCCTCTTGATGAGAGAAATTTG ATAATAAAGGCTCTTAATCTCTTCCGAAAAAAGACAGGGATTGACAACCACTTTTGG ATTCATCTTGACAAGAAGGTGCCGACGGGAGCTGGCCTTGGTGGTGGCAGCAGCAATGCTGCTACTGCTTTGTGGGCAGCAAATCAGTTTAGTGGTTGCGTTGCTAGTGAAAAGGATCTCCAGGAGTGGTCGGGCGAGATTGGATCTGATatccccttcttcttctctcacGGTGCTGCATATTGTACGGGTAGAGGAGAG GTTGTCGAAGATATTTCTCCACTTGTACCTCTTGATCTTCCTATGGTTCTCATCAAACCGCAAGAGGCATGCCCCACTGGTGAAGTTTACAAG CGTGTACGGGTGGACCAAACAAGCCAAATTGATCCTTTGGTGTTGTTAGAGAAGATATCAAAGAGTGGAATCTCTCAGGATGTGTGTGTTAATGATCTTG AACCTCCTGCTTTCGAAGTTGTTCCATCACTAAAAAGACTGAAACAGCGCATAGCTGCAGCAGGTAGAGGGCAGTATGACGCGGTCTTCATGTCTGGAAG TGGGAGTACTATTGTGGGTGTAGGTTCTCCCGATCCACCTCAGTTTGTTTACGATGATGATGAGTACAAAAACGTCTTTTTATCAG aggccaagttcatCACGAGGTCAGCTGGACAATGGTATTCGGAACCTCTTTCAACTGATGATGAATCAATATCCTTTGAGAAGCATGTGGAATAG